In Hahella sp. KA22, one genomic interval encodes:
- the glyA gene encoding serine hydroxymethyltransferase: protein MFTRDMTIASFDPDLWTAMQGETQRQEEHIELIASENYTSPRVMEAQGSALTNKYAEGYPNKRYYGGCEYVDVVEQLAIDRAKALFGADYANVQPHSGSQANAAVYMALCKPGDVILGMSLAHGGHLTHGASVSFSGRIYKAVQYGLNPETGEIDYEEVANLARENKPKMIVAGFSAYSRVIDWERFRAIADEIGAYLFVDMAHIAGLVAAGVYPSPVQIADVTTTTTHKTLGGPRGGLILAKANEELEKKLNFAVFPESQGGPLMHVIAAKAVCFKEAMTDEFKQYQAQVVKNAQVMAETFMQRGFDIVSGGTDDHLFLVDLIKKDITGKDADAALGRANITVNKNAVPNDPRSPFVTSGLRIGTPAITRRGMGEAEAKELTGWICDVLDNIENEETIQRVKQQVLDLCKKFPVYKG from the coding sequence ATGTTTACGCGTGACATGACCATTGCAAGTTTTGATCCTGATCTTTGGACCGCCATGCAAGGTGAAACCCAGCGTCAGGAAGAGCATATAGAACTGATTGCATCTGAAAACTACACCAGTCCACGCGTTATGGAAGCCCAGGGTTCTGCGCTTACCAACAAGTATGCGGAAGGTTATCCCAACAAGCGCTATTACGGCGGTTGTGAATATGTCGACGTGGTTGAGCAGCTGGCTATCGATCGCGCTAAAGCGCTGTTCGGGGCAGACTACGCCAACGTGCAGCCGCACTCCGGCTCTCAGGCGAACGCAGCGGTATACATGGCCCTGTGCAAACCTGGCGATGTGATCCTAGGTATGAGCCTGGCCCACGGGGGGCACTTGACTCACGGCGCCTCCGTCAGCTTCTCTGGCCGTATCTACAAAGCGGTGCAATATGGATTGAATCCAGAAACCGGTGAGATTGACTACGAAGAAGTCGCTAATCTGGCGCGTGAGAATAAGCCCAAGATGATCGTGGCGGGCTTCTCCGCGTATTCCCGAGTTATCGATTGGGAGCGTTTCCGCGCGATCGCGGACGAAATCGGCGCATATCTGTTTGTCGACATGGCCCACATCGCTGGTTTGGTGGCGGCGGGCGTATATCCCAGCCCGGTGCAGATCGCCGACGTCACTACGACCACGACTCACAAAACCTTAGGCGGTCCCCGTGGCGGTCTGATTCTCGCCAAAGCCAACGAAGAGCTGGAAAAGAAACTGAACTTCGCTGTCTTCCCTGAAAGCCAGGGTGGTCCTTTGATGCATGTTATTGCTGCGAAAGCGGTTTGCTTCAAAGAAGCGATGACTGATGAGTTTAAGCAATATCAGGCGCAAGTAGTTAAAAACGCCCAGGTTATGGCGGAAACGTTTATGCAGCGCGGATTTGACATTGTTTCCGGCGGTACGGACGACCATTTATTCCTGGTCGACCTGATCAAGAAAGATATCACCGGGAAAGATGCTGACGCGGCATTGGGGCGCGCCAACATCACTGTGAATAAAAACGCGGTGCCTAATGATCCTCGCTCACCATTCGTCACCAGCGGCTTACGCATCGGTACGCCTGCTATTACCCGTCGCGGCATGGGCGAAGCAGAAGCTAAAGAACTGACTGGCTGGATCTGCGACGTTCTGGACAATATCGAGAACGAAGAAACTATCCAGCGCGTTAAGCAGCAAGTGCTGGATCTGTGCAAAAAGTTCCCGGTATACAAAGGATAA